Proteins encoded together in one Impatiens glandulifera chromosome 1, dImpGla2.1, whole genome shotgun sequence window:
- the LOC124919673 gene encoding protein DNA-DAMAGE INDUCIBLE 1 isoform X1, with protein sequence MKITVMTADENIITLEVDRDESVENLKALLEVETQVPLNQQQLLFNGKEIRNADKLGAIGVNDGDLVMMVVGATAAASSSPSARDIAQNPDGSAVNPVAFQQHLLRDSNLMAQLFQADPELAQTLLGNDVNRLQEMLRQRHQQKSEMRRRQDEEMALHYADPFDVEAQKKIEAAIRQKGIDENWAAALEHNPEAFARVVMLYVDMDVNGVPLKAFVDSGAQSTIISKSCAERCGLLRLLDQRYKGIAQGVGQTEILGRIHVAPIKIGNVFYPCSFLVLDSPNMDFLFGLDMLRKHQCVIDLKENVLRFGGGEVSVPFLQEKDIPSRDQDEENLLNQASGSGTQVTSGVKANTPSQPAGDLSNSTEFEGKVARLIELGFSRGEVIQALKFFDGNEDQAAGYLFGG encoded by the exons ATGAAGATCACTGTAATGACTGCAGATGAAAATATCATTACCTTGGAGGTCGACCGCGATGAATCG GTCGAGAACTTAAAAGCTCTACTCGAGGTTGAG ACTCAAGTGCCACTTAATCAGCAACAACTGTTATTCAATGGGAAAGAGATAAGGAATGCTGATAAACTCGGTGCTATTGGTGTTAATGATGGAGACTTAGTGATGATGGTAGTTGGTGCCACTGCTGCTGCTTCGAG CAGTCCTTCTGCAAGAGACATAGCACAGAATCCAGATGGGTCTGCTGTGAATCCTGTGGCATTCCAGCAGCACCTTCTTCGGGATTCTAATTTGATGGCACAACTTTTCCAG GCTGACCCTGAACTAGCTCAAACTCTTCTTGGAAATGATGTCAACAGACTGCAAGAAATGCTTCGACAACGTCATCAGCAAAAATCTGAAATGCGACGTCGTCAAGATGAAGAGATG GCACTACACTATGCAGATCCCTTTGATGTCGAAGCCCAGAAGAAAATTGAGGCTGCAATTCGCCAG AAAGGAATTGATGAGAATTGGGCTGCTGCATTGGAGCATAACCCAGAAGCCTTTGCCCGGGTG GTTATGTTGTATGTTGACATGGACGTCAATGGCGTTCCTTTGAAG GCATTTGTTGATAGTGGAGCTCAATCAACAATAATATCTAAAAGTTGTGCTGAGCGTTGTGG attGCTGAGGCTTTTAGATCAACGTTATAAGGGCATTGCTCAAGGTGTTGGTCAGACAGAGATCCTTGGTCGGATACATGTTGCTCCAATCAAG ATTGGAAATGTCTTCTATCCATGCTCCTTCTTGGTACTTGATTCTCCTAATATGGACTTCCTTTTTGGGTTGGATATGCTTCGCAAACATCAG TGTGTAATTGATTTGAAGGAGAATGTCTTGAGATTTGGAGGTGGCGAAGTTTCAGTGCCCTTTTTGCAAG AAAAGGACATTCCTTCTCGTGATCAGGATGAAGAGAATCTGTTGAATCAGGCATCTGGCTCTGGAACACAA GTTACATCTGGTGTAAAAGCGAACACTCCGTCGCAACCCGCTGGTGACTTGTCAAAC AGCACCGAGTTTGAAGGCAAGGTAGCTCGGCTAATAGAATTAGGGTTTTCGAGGGGAGAAGTAATACAAGCTCTGAAGTTCTTTGATGGTAATGAAGATCAGGCAGCTGGATATCTATTTGGAGGCTAA
- the LOC124919673 gene encoding protein DNA-DAMAGE INDUCIBLE 1 isoform X2, which yields MKITVMTADENIITLEVDRDESVENLKALLEVETQVPLNQQQLLFNGKEIRNADKLGAIGVNDGDLVMMVVGATAAASSPSARDIAQNPDGSAVNPVAFQQHLLRDSNLMAQLFQADPELAQTLLGNDVNRLQEMLRQRHQQKSEMRRRQDEEMALHYADPFDVEAQKKIEAAIRQKGIDENWAAALEHNPEAFARVVMLYVDMDVNGVPLKAFVDSGAQSTIISKSCAERCGLLRLLDQRYKGIAQGVGQTEILGRIHVAPIKIGNVFYPCSFLVLDSPNMDFLFGLDMLRKHQCVIDLKENVLRFGGGEVSVPFLQEKDIPSRDQDEENLLNQASGSGTQVTSGVKANTPSQPAGDLSNSTEFEGKVARLIELGFSRGEVIQALKFFDGNEDQAAGYLFGG from the exons ATGAAGATCACTGTAATGACTGCAGATGAAAATATCATTACCTTGGAGGTCGACCGCGATGAATCG GTCGAGAACTTAAAAGCTCTACTCGAGGTTGAG ACTCAAGTGCCACTTAATCAGCAACAACTGTTATTCAATGGGAAAGAGATAAGGAATGCTGATAAACTCGGTGCTATTGGTGTTAATGATGGAGACTTAGTGATGATGGTAGTTGGTGCCACTGCTGCTGCTTCGAG TCCTTCTGCAAGAGACATAGCACAGAATCCAGATGGGTCTGCTGTGAATCCTGTGGCATTCCAGCAGCACCTTCTTCGGGATTCTAATTTGATGGCACAACTTTTCCAG GCTGACCCTGAACTAGCTCAAACTCTTCTTGGAAATGATGTCAACAGACTGCAAGAAATGCTTCGACAACGTCATCAGCAAAAATCTGAAATGCGACGTCGTCAAGATGAAGAGATG GCACTACACTATGCAGATCCCTTTGATGTCGAAGCCCAGAAGAAAATTGAGGCTGCAATTCGCCAG AAAGGAATTGATGAGAATTGGGCTGCTGCATTGGAGCATAACCCAGAAGCCTTTGCCCGGGTG GTTATGTTGTATGTTGACATGGACGTCAATGGCGTTCCTTTGAAG GCATTTGTTGATAGTGGAGCTCAATCAACAATAATATCTAAAAGTTGTGCTGAGCGTTGTGG attGCTGAGGCTTTTAGATCAACGTTATAAGGGCATTGCTCAAGGTGTTGGTCAGACAGAGATCCTTGGTCGGATACATGTTGCTCCAATCAAG ATTGGAAATGTCTTCTATCCATGCTCCTTCTTGGTACTTGATTCTCCTAATATGGACTTCCTTTTTGGGTTGGATATGCTTCGCAAACATCAG TGTGTAATTGATTTGAAGGAGAATGTCTTGAGATTTGGAGGTGGCGAAGTTTCAGTGCCCTTTTTGCAAG AAAAGGACATTCCTTCTCGTGATCAGGATGAAGAGAATCTGTTGAATCAGGCATCTGGCTCTGGAACACAA GTTACATCTGGTGTAAAAGCGAACACTCCGTCGCAACCCGCTGGTGACTTGTCAAAC AGCACCGAGTTTGAAGGCAAGGTAGCTCGGCTAATAGAATTAGGGTTTTCGAGGGGAGAAGTAATACAAGCTCTGAAGTTCTTTGATGGTAATGAAGATCAGGCAGCTGGATATCTATTTGGAGGCTAA
- the LOC124919587 gene encoding proteasome activator subunit 4: protein MHLYNAWLPPPVAEETKRERESFAAAVSSVKELYRPDDPESVYATLKWLSVIDTFLKAKSEVSSEDVTSLVNLGLEIFHKADHKLYAQVRWGGILVKLLNKHKKKLSLNIKWRPLYDTILHTHFTRNTGPEGWRLRQRHFLTVTSLVRSCRKFFPAGAASEIWSEFGALLENPWHNSSFEGSGFVRLFLPTNIDNQDFFQQDWIKSCIDKWDSVPNCLFWDCQWTAVTARVIKNYVFLDWDNFLPVLFTRYLNMFEVPVANGSGSYPFPADVPRNTRFLFSNKSVTPSKAIAKSIVYLLKPGSSSWQQFEKIVDLLEQYYHPSNGGRWTYSLERFLFYLVIAFQKRLQQEQLGENDKRQAVLCLGPSERVTFVNLVLKLIDRGQYSKNEHLSETVAATTSILSYVEPTIVLPFLASRFHTALETITATHQLKAAVTSVAFAGRSLFLASLSSSTVGCVDGFIDVLMISLSNALLGMDANDPPKTLATMQLIGSIFSNMAKLEDSAEGLGLLPSFSEWLDEFLCRLFSLLRHLEPSSVVNEGLNSSATSGTFLVDDGPYYFCMLEILFGRLSKSLYTQAIRKISKFVKTNILPGAVAEVGLLCCACVHSDPFEAAVHLIEPLLSSVISSLKDTPNTGFGGKSITDGSFSTKAKATLSPALETAIDYQLKVLSVTISYGGSALLRYKHQFEEVIMAAFDCPSWKVNGAGDHVLRSLLGSLTLYYPIDQYKCITHHPVASALEEWISTKDFSDDKRLLSPKWHVPCDEEIQFANELLDLHFRSALDDLLRICQTKIHSDSGNEKEHLKVTLLRLDSSLQGVLSCLPDLRPAAKNGTIEDLGSLSFLIAGATGASVGTAELREKAVGVIHTACQYLLEEKADDSILLLLVVRIMDALGNYGSAEYDEWSNHRQAWKMESAAIIEPPINFIISSHSNGKRRPRWSLVDKAYMHNTWRASQSSYHIFRTSTKASPSDHLILLVDDLLNLSLHQYETVRILACKALLKMIKKWPSITSKCVLALSDNLRSPNTPEHVLLGSCSVLSSQTVHKHLTTDLKAFHSFIIGILSSSHHESLKAQKAINELFVKYNIHFAGVSKGILRASGNLPDDSSFAELISQIASLSFESTNLHWRYNLMANRVLLLLSMSSRNDPSASSRIMSETAGHFLKNLKSQLPQTRILAISALNILLKESPYKESAEKQIAVPGVVEGQTKSSLEEALNTIFQEEGFFRETLNSLSHVHIINDTESSSRGNHGASFQSFADKSITRFYFDFSSSWPRTPSWISLLGSETFYSSFARIFKRLFQECGMPVLVSLKSALEEFTNAKERSKQCVAAEAFAGLLHSDVTGVQQAWDSWMMVQLQNVILAPSVESIPEWSACIRYAVTGKGKYGTKIPHLREKIMDCLATPLPPTANTTVVAKRIAFLSAALVEVSPPRMPLSEIHLHWKLMQELLDNMSHSSAQVREAIGATLSIMCSNIRLHISFTGDDAVDFRIEGRTWDQFLIEHASAVVVNIQSAGNSDRMDVIHDNGFASGDSKDDIKWMETVFHFIISSLRSGRSSYLLDVIVGLLYPVISLQENSNKDLSTLAKAAFELLKWRILWTPHLQKVVSVILSSATDSNWRTRSATLTFLRTFMYRHIFVLSDPEKRQIWRTVENLLKDNQVEVREHAAAVLAGLMKGGDEYLAEDFRNRAFQDARIIFKQRKQRRSSSGQPVASTHGAVLALVACVLSVPYDMPSWLPEHVTLLAQFVGEPSPVKSTVTKAVAEFRRTHADTWNFQKDSFTEEQLEVLADTSSSSSYFA from the exons atgcaTTTGTATAACGCTTGGCTTCCTCCTCCGGTAGCGGAGGAGActaagagagaaagagaatcGTTTGCCGCAGCGGTGAGCTCAGTGAAGGAATTGTATCGGCCGGATGATCCTGAGTCTGTATACGCTACTCTAAAGTGGCTATCAGTCATTGACAC cTTCTTGAAAGCGAAGAGTGAAGTATCTTCGGAAGATGTGACTTCCCTTGTAAATTTGGGCTTAGAAATATTCCATAAAGCAGATCATAAACTTTATGCCCAG GTTAGATGGGGAGGCATCCTTGTGAAGTTGCTCAATAAACACAAGAAGAAGTTATCGCTGAATATTAAGTGGCGACCTTTATATGACACGATACTGCACACTCATTTTACAAG GAATACGGGCCCAGAAGGTTGGAGGCTGAGACAGAGACATTTTCTAACAGTTACTTCCCTTGTTAGATCATGTAGGAAGTTCTTTCCTGCAGGCGCTGCCTCTGAAATATGGTCTGAATTTGG AGCTCTGCTGGAAAACCCATGGCATAATTCATCTTTTGAAGGTTCTGGATTTGTAAGGCTGTTTCTCCCTACAAACATAGACAATCAGGACTTCTTTCAACA GGATTGGATCAAAAGTTGTATTGATAAATGGGATTCAGTACCAAATTGCTTGTTTTGGGACTGCCAATGGACAGCTGTTACAGCCCGTGTCATAAAGAACTATGTCTTCCTTGATTGGGACAATTTCTTACCTGTGCTTTTCACTCGATACTTGAATATGTTTGAG GTTCCCGTCGCAAATGGAAGTGGGTCTTATCCATTCCCAGCAGATGTGCCTAGAAACACAAGATTTTTGTTTTCTAATAAATCTGTCACTCCATCCAAGGCCATTGCAAAATCAATT GTATATCTGTTAAAACCTGGTAGTTCATCATGGCAACAATTTGAGAAAATAGTGGATCTCTTAGAGCA ATACTATCACCCTTCCAATGGTGGTCGCTGGACTTATTCTTTAGAGCGATTTTTGTTCTACTTAGTAATTGCATTTCAGAAACGTTTGCAGCAGGAGCAACT GGGTGAGAATGACAAAAGGCAAGCTGTGCTATGTTTGGGGCCATCAGAGCGAGTGACATTTGTGAATTTAGTGCTGAAATTGATAGATCGTGGTCAATATAGCAAAAATGAACATCTTTCTGAAACAGTAGCTGCAACTACTTCTATTCTGTCTTATGTTGAACCCACTATTGTTCTTCCATTTTTGGCATCCCGGTTTCACACGGCTCTTGAAACG ATCACAGCCACCCACCAGTTGAAGGCTGCTGTTACATCTGTGGCATTTGCAGGACGATCACTATTTCTTGCATCATTGTCATCGTCTACAGTTGGCTGTGTCGATGGATTCATTGATGTACTTATGATATCATTATCGAATGCTTTATTGGGTATGGATGCCAATGACCCCCCTAAAACCTTGGCTACCATGCAACTGATTGGTTCTATATTTTCAAAT ATGGCAAAACTGGAAGACAGCGCCGAAGGCTTGGGATTACTTCCAAGTTTTTCTGAATGGCTTGATGAGTTCCTATGCCGATTGTTTTCCTTACTAAGGCACTTGGAACCTAGTAGTGTTGT GAATGAAGGCCTTAACTCATCTGCTACATCTGGAACCTTCCTGGTGGATGATGGTCCCTATTACTTCTGCATGCTTGAAATCTTGTTTGGGAGGCTCTCAAAATCTCTTTACACACAG GCCATAAGAAAAATCTCGAAGTTTGTGAAAACAAATATTCTTCCCGGTGCAGTTGCAGAAGTTGGACTGCTCTGTTGTGCATGTGTACATTCAGATCCTTTTGAGGCAGCTGTTCACCTTATTGAACCACTACTGTCATCTGTTATATCTTCTCTTAAAGATACACCTAATACAGGGTTTGGAGGAAAGTCAATCACTGATGGATCATTTTCAACTAAG GCAAAAGCCACACTGTCTCCAGCACTTGAAACAGCAATTGACTATCAACTAAAAGTGTTGTCTGTCACCATCAGTTATGGGGGTTCTGCCCTTCTACGTTATAAGCATCAGTTTGAAGAAGTTATCATGGCTGCCTTTGATTGTCCATCTTGGAAG GTTAATGGTGCGGGTGATCATGTTCTACGATCCCTTCTTGGAAGCCTCACTCTTTATTATCCTATTGATCAATACAA GTGCATTACACATCACCCAGTAGCTTCTGCATTGGAGGAGTGGATAAGCACAAAAGATTTTTCAGATGATAAACGATTGTTGAGCCCCAAGTGGCATGTTCCTTGTGATGAAGAAATTCAATTTGCAAATGAGCTGTTGGATCTGCATTTTAGATCAGCCTTAGATGATCTTCTGAGAATATGTCAGACTAAAATTCATTCTGATTCAG GAAATGAAAAAGAGCATCTCAAGGTGACTCTTCTGAGGTTGGATTCTTCATTGCAAGGTGTCTTATCATGCCTGCCTGATCTTAGACCAGCAGCTAAGAATGGGACTATTGAAGATTTGGGTAGTTTATCCTTCTTAATAGCCGGTGCAACTGGTGCTAGTGTTGGTACTGCTGAGTTGCGGGAAAAAGCAGTGGGGGTCATACATACAGCCTGCca ATACTTGCTAGAGGAAAAAGCCGATGATAGCATCTTACTCCTACTTGTTGTTCGTATCATGGATGCTTTGGGTAACTATG GAAGTGCCGAATACGATGAGTGGTCAAACCATAGGCAGGCTTGGAAGATGGAATCTGCTGCTATAATTGAACCACCAATAAACTTCATCATTTCATCTCACTCTAACGGGAAGAGAAG GCCTCGGTGGTCACTTGTTGACAAAGCATACATGCATAACACCTGGAGGGCATCACAATCATCTTACCACATCTTCCGCACAAGCACCAAAGCATCTCCGTCAGACCATTTGATTCTTCTGGTGGATGATCTTCTTAATCTTTCATTACACCAATATGAAACTGTCCGAAT ACTCGCTTGCAAGGCCCTCctgaaaatgattaaaaaatggCCTTCCATAACTTCTAAGTGTGTGCTCGCCTTGTCGGATAATTTACGGAGTCCCAATACACCAGAGCATGTGCTTCTAGGTTCTTGTTCTGTTCTTTCTTCACAGACGGTGCACAAGCATCTTACAACG GACTTGAAGGCatttcattcattcatcattGGAATATTATCAAG CTCTCATCATGAATCGCTCAAAGCCCAGAAGGCTATTAATGAG CTTTTTGTCAAATATAACATTCATTTTGCGGGTGTATCCAAAGGCATTCTTAGAGCTTCTGGAAACCTTCCAGATGATTCTAGCTTTGCAGAATTAATATCTCAGATTGCTTCGCTGAGTTTTGAGTCAACCAACTTACATTGGCG GTATAACCTTATGGCTAATAGGGTCCTGCTGTTGTTGTCTATGTCATCTAGAAATGATCCAAGTGCATCTTCAAGAATTATGAGCGAAACTGCTG GTCACTTCTTGAAAAACTTGAAGAGCCAACTTCCCCAGACAAGAATACTGGCAATCTCTGCATTGAATATATTGTTAAAAGAATCACCTTATAAAGAATCAGCTGAGAAGCAAATTGCTGTCCCTGGGGTTGTTGAAGGACAAACCAAGTCCTCCCTAGAAGAAGCTTTAAACACAATTTTTCAGGAGGAAGGTTTCTTCAGAGAAACACTAAACAGTCTCTCTCATGTTCACATCATTAATGATACTGAAAGTTCGTCTCGGGGGAATCATGGTGCGTCTTTTCAGAGTTTTGCAGACAAGTCAATCACCCGTTTCTACTTTGATTTTTCATCTTCTTGGCCACGCACTCCCAGTTGGATTTCTTTGCTGGGAAGCGAAACTTTCTACTCGAGCTTTGCTCGCATATTTAAGCGATTATTTCAAGAATGTGGCATGCCTGTCTTAGTTTCTTTGAAAAGTGCATTGGAGGAGTTTACAAATGCAAAGGAGAGGTCTAAGCAGTGTGTTGCCGCTGAAGCATTTGCTGGCTTATTGCATTCTGATGTTACTGGTGTCCAGCAAGCGTGGGACAGCTGGATGATGGTTCAGTTACAGAATGTTATTCTAGCTCCATCTGTTGAATCTATACCAGAGTGGTCCGCGTGCATACGTTATGCTGTTACTGGAAAGGGGAAATATGGGACAAAAATTCCACATCTCCGTGAGAAGATCATGGATTGTTTGGCAACGCCTTTACCACCAACAGCAAATACCACTGTGGTTGCCAAACGCATAGCATTTCTTTCAGCCGCCCTTGTAGAAGTCTCCCCACCTAGAATGCCATTGTCTGAAATTCATCTTCACTGGAAACTTATGCAGGAGTTGCTAGACAATATGAGTCACTCATCTGCCCAG GTGAGGGAAGCAATTGGTGCTACTCTATCCATCATGTGCTCAAATATTCGACTTCACATATCCTTCACTGGCGATGATGCTGTTGATTTCAGAATAGAAGGGAGAACATGGGATCAATTCCTGATAGAACACGCTTCTGCAGTTGTTGTGAACATTCAGAGTGCTGGAAACTCTGATAGAATGGATGTGATTCATGACAATGGCTTTGCATCTGGTGATTCTAAAGATGATATTAAATGGATGGAAACA GTATTCCATTTTATTATCTCATCTTTGAGATCGGGAAGATCTTCATATCTCCTGGATGTTATTGTCGGTCTTCTGTATCCTGTAATATCTTTGCAG GAAAATTCGAATAAAGACCTGTCAACATTGGCCAAGGCAGCCTTTGAATTGCTGAAGTGGAGGATTTTGTGGACCCCTCATCTCCAAAAGGTTGTGTCTGTGATCCTTTCTTCAGCCACTGATTCTAATTGGCGAACCAGATCTGCCACTCTTACCTTCTTGCGCACGTTTATGTATAG GCACATCTTTGTTCTTTCTGATCCGGAAAAAAGACAAATCTGGAGAACAGTGGAGAATCTCCTCAAAGACAACCAAGTGGAG GTGAGAGAGCATGCTGCAGCTGTTCTAGCAGGCCTAATGAAGGGCGGAGATGAATATCTGGCTGAAGACTTCCGTAATAGAGCTTTTCAAGATGCAAGAATAATATTTAAGCAAAGAAAACAAAG AAGATCGAGTTCTGGCCAACCCGTAGCCTCTACACACGGCGCTGTTCTTGCGTTGGTAGCTTGTGTGCTATCGGTTCCCTATGACATGCCCAG TTGGTTGCCTGAGCATGTAACGTTGCTAGCTCAATTTGTTGGAGAGCCATCGCCAGTGAAGTCGACAGTTACAAAAGCAGTGGCTGAGTTCAGAAGGACCCACGCAGATACATGGAACTTTCAGAAAGATTCCTTCACAGAAGAGCAGCTAGAG GTCCTGGCTGATACATCGTCATCTTCGTCGTATTTCGCTTGA
- the LOC124920568 gene encoding THO complex subunit 3, whose translation MEAISFKNLHSREYQGHKKKVHSVAWNCLGTKLASGSVDQTARIWHIDPHSHGKVKDIELKGHTDSVDQLCWDPKHSDLIATASGDKTVRLWDARSGKCSQQAELSGENINITYKTDGTHIAVGNRDDELTILDVRKFKAIHKRKFNYEVNEIAWNMAGNLFFLTTGNGTVEVLSYPSLRAVETVTAHTAGCYCIAIDPLGRYFAVGSADSLVSLWDISEMLCVRTFTKLEWPVRTISFNHTGEYIASASEDLFIDISNVQTGRSVHQIPCRAAMNSVEWNPKQNLLACAGDDKNKYQADEGVFRIFGFDSA comes from the exons ATGGAAGCAATATCCTTCAAGAATCTTCACAGCAGAGAATACCAAGGTCACAAGAAAAAG GTGCATTCGGTGGCTTGGAACTGTCTTGGCACGAAGTTAGCTTCTGGGTCTGTTGATCAGACGGCTCGTATTTGGCACATTGACCCACACAGCCAT GGAAAGGTTAAAGACATTGAATTGAAGGGACATACAGATAGTGTAGATCAATTGTGTTGGGATCCAAAACACTCCGATTTAATTGCAACTGCATCAGGGGACAAGACTGTTCGTTTGTGGGACGCTCGCA GCGGGAAGTGTTCGCAACAAGCAGAACTTAGTGGTGAGAACATTAACATCACTTACAAGACTGATGGGACTCACATTGCTGTCGGGAACAGG GATGATGAACTAACCATACTTGATGTCAGAAAGTTTAAAGCTATCCACAAGCGCAAATTCAATTACGAG GTAAATGAGATTGCCTGGAATATGGCAGGGAACTTATTCTTTTTGACTACTGGAAATG GAACGGTTGAAGTACTATCCTACCCGTCTCTTCGTGCTGTTGAAACGGTTACAGCTCATACAGCTGGTTGTTATTGCATTGCAATTGACCCATTAGGAAG ATATTTTGCTGTTGGAAGTGCGGATTCATTGGTCAGCCTATGGGATATATCTGAGATGCTCTGTGTTCGGACATTCACAAAGCTTGA GTGGCCAGTGAGGACGATAAGCTTCAACCACACAGGAGAATATATTGCTTCTGCCAGTGAAGACCTATTTATTGACATA tCAAATGTCCAAACTGGACGATCGGTCCATCAAATTCCATGTCGAGCTGCCATGAATAGCGTTGAGTGGAACCCCAAACAGAACCTGCTTGCATGCGCTGGGGATGACAAAAACAAGTACCAGGCTGATGAAG GTGTTTTCCGGATATTTGGCTTTGATAGTGCGTAG